The genomic stretch GATAGCTAATAATTTTTTGATAAATATTTATCAATTTTATAATTTTTAAAACAATACTTAACATTAATACTTTTATAGCGGGGAAACGGTCGACATATTTGTCGATTTTTTTTATTGTGATAATTGAAAGTAGGTCAATAAGATTATTAGTAGGGGCATAAATTAGATAAAACGAAATTAATATTGAAGTGTTTAATATCGGGAGGTGCGAAGTTGAAGATTGCTTTTTTTAGAAATCTTAACAAAGTAGAAACTTATGCTACAAATAAAAAACAAGTAAAATTGAATCTGCCGAATAAAGAAGATGCTAATGTTTTATTTGGGCTAAGAAGAAAGTTTGAATTTGATACTCAGTGTTCACGACCACCTCAAATTAGCGGCACCGTTGTAGCTTCGGTTACTTGTAACAGAGATAAGGATATATCAATCTATTTTTATCCAATTTCTCAAAACATTTATCCTGAAAAAGCTAAATCACAATTTCATAATGATGTATTACCGGAACTAAAAAAATGGATTGAGAAGCAGTCATCAAAACCAGATACTGCGGTTTTAGGTGTTGAGGAATATATAATTGAATGGAATGGGAAAAACCATTTATTCCACCAAATTAAATTTTTATAAAATAAATCTAATTTTAAAGACGATAGGAGGGAGTACTCTCTTATCGTTTTTATTTTTGGTTGTTTTTATCAAAAACTTAAAAAACTTAATTATTTTAAGTTTTTTAAGTTTTAATGTAGATATCTTTAAATTAATCTTATATACTATTTATAGACTTCTCATTTACATAGGGAATTGATAAAGGAGTTTCGGTAATGTATCAAGAACAAAGACTAACTTTAATATTGAAATATTTGGACTCAAATAAAGAAATTATGTTAGAAGAAATATGTGAAATGCTTAGTGTTTCAAAAGATACAGCGAGAAGAGATCTCGTTAAGCTTGAAGAGCGTGGAGAGATTATGAGGATAAAAGGGGGAGCGACCCTTCCAACTAGTAATCGAGAATTAATTGATTATAAAGAAAGAGATCTAACTGAAGGAAAAGAGAAAATTGCAAAGAGGGCCTCATTACTAATTCGCGAAAATAGTGATTTACTGATGGATACTTCATCAACTTGTGCACTCATGTCAAAATTTATGTTTGATAAGCAAGTGAATGTGATTACGAACTCAATTGATGTAGTTGATTTATTAGGTGAATATGAAAAAATTAACACGTTCATGCTACCTGGTAAATTCAATCGAAAAAATAGGAATTTAGTAGGCCCTAGGACATTGGAAACATTAAATGACTATAGAGTTGATCAACTTTTCCTTGGTGCATGCGGCATCAACGCTGAAGGATTAACATCTCCTGATGAGGAAGAAGCGTTTTTAAAGAAAAAAATGATAAGCTGTGCAAGACAGGTAGTTTTACTAGCGGATCATTCAAAGTTTGAAAAAATCTTTTTGCATAAAGTTTGTAATATTAAGGATATTGATGTAATCATTACCGACAAAGATCCAGATGAAGAATTTAAAAGAAACATAATTGAAAATAATATACATTTAATCGTGGTAGAGGAAGAAAAGGAGCTGTTTTTAGATGAAAAAAATTAAGGTTGGTCTAGTTGGATATGGATTTTCAGGTGCTACATTTCATGCACCATTTATTAAAGTATTAGAAGAATTTGAATTGTCAAAAGTTGTTAGCTCAAAAAAAGAAGAAGTTCAAAAAGAATTAGGTGCTGTCGAAGTAGTAAGTGCTTTAGAGGATGTACTTGCAGATGAATTGATTGATTTAGTTGTCATAACCACTCCAAGTGGAATGCATTATGAAATGGCTAAACAAAGCTTATTAGCAGGAAAGCACGTAATTTTAGAAAAGCCAATGGTAGTACAGACATGGGAAGCGGAAGAACTAAATAAGATTGCTGAAGAAAAGAAACTACTTTTAAGCGTGTATCATAATAGAAGATGGGATAATGACTTTTTAACCGTTAAAAAGTTAATAAACGATGGTGCATTAGGAGAAATCAATACATATCAAGTTCATTTTGATCGATATAGACCAGAAGTTAGGAATCGTTGGAGAGAACAACAAGGTCCTGGATCTGGTATGCTATATGATTTAGGTTCGCATTTAATTGATCAGGCTTTAAACCTTTTTGGACTGCCTCAATTCATTTCAGCAGATGTTTTTGCACAAAGAGGAAATGCCAAAACAGATGATTATTTTCATATTATTTTAGGCTATGACAAGCTTCGTGTTATTTTACATTCTGGTTCGATTGTCCCAAGTAATGGGCCTCGCTTTCAAGTGCATGGAACTAAAGGTAGCTTTATAAAGTATGGAATGGATGGTCAAGAAGCAGCTTTAAAAGAAGGTAAAAAACCTACAGAAGAATCATGGGGGGCAGATGAACCACAATTTTTCGGTAAGCTCTTTACTGTAGATGGGGATAAGGAAATGGAAGAAACGATAGTCACATTACCAGGCTCTTATACAACTTATTATAAGAAAGTCGCCAAAAGCATTTTGGAAGGTAAAAAAGCCCCTGTTACAGGTGAAGAAGGCTTAAATGTTATTAAAATTATTGAAGCAGCACTTAAAAGTAGTGAAGAAAAGAAAGTTATTTATCTATAATAGGGGGAAGTATGGTCAAAAATATCCAAACAAAACTTGAAGAAGTTAGGAAACAGGAAGAAAATCTAATCTTTAAAAGTTTTTCTAATAAAGATGCATTAGAAATTGGTTTATCAATTATTGAAGCAGCTAAAGGACTTGAAAAACCAATTGCTATAAATATAGTGAAAAACGGTCAAACGGTATTCCATTATGCAATGGATCATACTGCTCCAGACCAAGATATATGGATTAAACGAAAATCAAATGTTGTTCTTCGTCATCATTGTAGCTCTTATTATATGAGGCTTTACAATGAAATGAAAAATCGCTCATATTATGATTTTTACTCAGCTAGTCCATTTGAATTTGCAACGCATGGTGGAGCATTTCCAATTAAAATTGAAGGTTCAGGAGTAATTGGTGTGATTACTGTTTCGGGCTTAGCTCAGGAAGATGATCATAATCTGATCGTTGAGGCATTGACTAAATTCCTAAATAGAACGATTGCATAGTAAAATATCTATGCAATAACGAAGGAGTCACAATTTCGGCTCCTTTGTTATTACATAGAAAAATTTGGTCTAATTTAATAGCAAATCGTGTCGAATTTTATAATAGGATTCTAAAGTTGAATGGGAAAATTAGCAATGTATTAATTTGTCTAGTACTTTTTTATTTTTGGCTGTAGTGTTGGAATAATTAATAGATTAATATCTTAAGTCTCGAAAGAAATAACTTAAGCTTTTTTTATGAATTGTATTCGAGCGGACAAATTTATTGAACGGAATGCAAAGGTTAATATCAGAATATTATGATATTTAGTTTGTTATGGTAAAAGACTAAAAAACTTAAATAAATGTAAATGAAGAAAACAATTGGAGCAATTTATATTCATATGGCCTTATTCATGTTTTTTTAATCCCTATTGTAGATAATTTGTGTAAGGCAATTTCTTACTCCAGTTTTATTGGAGTTAATCGTTTTTTACAATATAAAGCAGCTTTAGTTTGGGTTCCAATTATTACTTTAATAATCGGTATTTTATGTTTTTATGGTACTGAATTATTAAAATGGTTTAAATCATTTGATATAACTAATAATCCATGAAGAGTTTAATTCTATAATAATAGCATTTTCATATAAAAGTTTGGCTTGTAAGTAACGGTGTTCAAAAAAGTGAGAGAATAATTATTAAAACTTACTATTTTCATTTTCCTTTCATAATTCTATGGGATTATTAATTGCATTTAAATTAAAAATGAAAGGGAATGATATTTAGAATGACAACTGCAAAAGAAATTGTAAAATCGTCTGTTAGCAAAATTCCTCAATTGACACTATTGTTTTGGATTATGAAGATTGCTGCAACAACACTAGGAGAAACAGGTAGTGATTTGGTTACTGTACCTGGAGCGGAAGATAATTATTTAACCCCTTTTCTGTTTTTCGTGGGCATATTTGCTGTCTTTTTAATTATTCAATTGTTTATTAAGAGATATGTTCCATCAGTCTATTGGACTGTAATTCTATCTACTAGTCTTGCGGGCACAGCATTTTCTGATTATATGGATCGTTCATTAGGATTAGGTTATATGAAGGGTTCACTTATACTTATAAGCTTATTAGCTATCATTTTTATATTTTGGTATTTTACTGAACCAACATTAAATGTTAAAAATATTGCAACGAAGAGGGTAGAGGTTTTATATTGGATTGCTATTCTTGTGTCTAATACTTTAGGCACAGCCGCAGGCGATTTTTTATCACACAAATCTGAAGGAGTAGGTACACTAGCAGGTGGTGGAAGTTACCTAGAACATGGATTAGGACTAACCATTGCTCAAGGGGCTATGCTTACTGGTGGATTAATATTAATAATCCTTTTAGCGTATTGGTTTACAAACTTAAATAGAGTGTTTTTATTTTGGCTAGCATTTGTTTTGACAAGACCGTTCGGAGCAACTTTCGGAGATTTCTTAATTAAACCTCAAGAAAAAGGTGGATTAGGCTTAGCAAATGGAACACAAATTGCCTCTGCTATATTATTGGCTATTCTTTTAGTCTGTATTATCATCCAGATTATTACGAATAAATCGAAAGTACATAAAACTAATATTCAAGTAAATTAGTACGAATTACACCAGTTTTTTAAAATAAGAGATGGGAAGAACGTAAGAAAGTGACTTCCCATCTCTTATTTTATTTTTGGAGTAGATAAAAAATAAATAGTAGAAATAAAAAAGAGCTGCCAAAGCAACTCATTTTATCTCTTTTAAATCCAACCATTCAGAATATGTTAAAATGTTTAGCTCTTCTTTTTTGCTTACTACATAATTAACAATCGATTTATACTTACTTGGATCAAAATTCATTTGTGCTTTATCAGCTTTTTTTTCAAACCGATGATTCGTAAATACAATTGTTTGTTTCGTTTGTATTGCTAAATCAATCTGTTCTTTAACCCAAGATATATTTGTACTAGGAAGTAAATTGATCGTACGCACTTCATATTTTTTGATATTGTTTGTTTGAATTCCATCCTTAATGGTTCGAGCACTTCGATAATGCTCTTCCTGTAGGAGTTTCAAAGTTTCTTGATTAAAAGAACCGTATGGATAAACTGCAATATTACTCGCTCTTTTAAAACAATGTCCATTTAACCAATTACGTGCTTCATTTAATTCTTTTTTTTGTTCTTGCTTATTTAAATTTGCTAAATGTCGATGTGAATTTGTATGGTTCATCAAGTCCCAACCTGATGAATATAAGGTATTTAATTGACTTAATGACATATATCCTTCAGTACCAACTTTTGTTGGTATGACAGCAATACTTCCTTTTATCCCTTTACCTTTTAAAATTTGAAACCCTTTAGTAAATTGAGTTTCCCACCCATCATCCATTGTAAAAATAATATTAGCTTTATTTTGTTGTTTTTGAATATTTTGTGGTGTTTGTTTCAAAGGTTTACACTTATAAGTTTGAAGTAAGTTATTTTGTTGTATTGGTTCTGACAAATAAGACGCACTACTCTTCATAAATGGGTATGCGATCATGAATGATGAAATAAGAATTGCATATACAATAACAAGTTTTTTATCCAACCTTCACCATTCCTTTATCCTTTTCTAAATCATAAACTCTTCCGGATCTTGAAACTTTGTTCCAATCGTTCCGGTTTATAAAATATGAGACTGTACCAATGAGTACGAAAAAAAGCGTTACAAAACGGTAGACAAATAAGTCTAAAATAATCGTGATCGCTAAACGTATCATTTCTTTCCCTTTAAATTCAACTCCGTAATAGCGAGCTAAATACAAAGCAAATAGACTGTAAATTATATTTAGAGATACGACTCCAAGCAAATAGATTAGTAGGAGACTTTGAGCATGTTTTAAATTTGTAAAGAACATATAACCTAAATTGAAAATCGTAAAATAAATTGCTACTGTACCTAAAATAAACGAATCAATTAGCATAAAGAAAGAAACTGTACGGAACAAAAATGTCTTTATGAGCATTGGAAAATAATAAACGATACAGTCAATAAATGCCTTTTGCCAACGAATCCTTTGTTTAAATAAATCCTTCCAGGTTTCCGGACATTCGGTATAACATACCGCATTTGGAACAAATACCATTTTCATGCCAGGATTTTTTAAAATGTATTGTTGAAATTTTAATGTAATGTCGATATCTTCACCTAAAGTCTTTCTGTATCCACCAACTTTGAGCAAAATTTCTCTATTAAAAACCCCGAATGCACCAGAAATAACTGATAGTGCATCGAATTTTGCAAGTGAAACTCTATTAATATAGAATCCTTTTATGAATTCAAAAACTTGAAATCGAATGACATGATTTACGGATAAAGTGCGTTCGACTTTCTTGCGCTTAAATCGAACTCCTTGAAGTGGGTGCACCATTCCGCCTGCTGCGATTACATTATCATCTTGAAATACTTCATTTAACACTTGTAATGCATTTTCATCAAGAATACTATCTGCATCTAAAGTTACTACTAATTCATTTTTTGAATACATTATTCCAGCGTTTAATGCGTCATGTTTACCACCATTTATTTTGTCAATTACGTAAACGTTAGGGAAAACAGTAGACTTATAGAAGTTTTTGATTTCATTACTTTTTAACTGATTGGATATTTTTCGATCTTCCGGTACAAGACGTAGTAGTTCATGTAAGATATTCATTGTATTATCTTGGGATCCATCGTTAATATAAATAACTTCTTTTGCGGAGTAATCTAATATCTTCATACCTTTTATAGCTGTTTCGATTATACTTTCTTCGTTATAACATGGAATGAGAATGCTAATCCTTTTATTTTTTCGTACTTGATTATGTATTATTTTCTTACGTTTTAAAAAAATTGGAAGAGCATTAATCATATGTAAGAGAGGAAAAAAGGTACATAAGAATAATATGAGTATTGTAACAAATTGCATAATAAAATCTCCTTAAAACTAGTATCTTAGTTTCATATTCATGCTAGTTATATTAAATTAAATTACCAAGTTTGAATGATGACGATCAATCATTCGTAACAAAAATAATTTCAAATACTAAAATAAACATAAGATATATCTTAACGGGATTTTATAATTATTCATATGAATTTTTTAGAACAATTTATTTCAATATGAAGTCAAATACTACGAATATTAAAATGTTTTTCTATTAGATTATATTTAGGAAAAATAGCGTGTAATTGTAAAACGTTACTTTTAATAAATTAGAAAAAAAGAAAAAAATGAGTCTAAGTTTTATTTTTGTAATGTGTATTTTTAAATAAATAGTTTAAGAAAAGCGAATAATTTCACGTACTGTAGTATATTTAAAAATTTTAAAATAATAAAAACGATAATATTGGGAACTTATGTATCATGTCTTTTAAGTATTCATTTAAAGAAAATGGAACATAAAAAACTGCAACTCTATATTTAACAATCGCTTTACAGTAAATATTTATGATTTTTTAAATTAAACAAAGAATAATGATATGTAATTCCAGTTACTTTTTAATCATCTAAGCACTTTGGTGAATACAAAAAGAGCAATTGATTTAATGAAGAGCGTTTATAGGTATGGATTTCCAAAATACAAGTGGATGCAGCCAACACGCTGATTTTTTTACTTTTCTTATATGGAGAAAACAGATTAAATATTGGTAAGTACCTTATATTTGAATAGGATCCGAAATCTGGATATTCACATAAATACAATAAATTACTTGTAAAGAAATACACTAGCAAGTTACTCTGTTCCCAAGAATTTAGTGAATCCAATCATTAGAGGTTTAAGTCAACCATTGATGTAGGGTTTACTTGGAGTATTAGAATTGAAGATATTGTTTTAAAAATTAGTTGAAACTTCGTAAAGATTCATGGATATTAAAAATAAACCAGCCGAGAACTTAACAAAAAGTCTCGGCGGTTTTATTTTTAATAAGTATAATAATGAACTGTTAAGTATTATCTAACGAATAATCCTACGATTGTTCCAGTTAAAACTGAACCTAATGTAGCAACTAGTAAAACTTTTAAACCAATTTTAGCAAAGAGCTCTGATTGTTTTTTATCAATCGCAGCAATAGCACCGTATATAATACCAATTGATGAAAAGTTTGCAAATGATACTAAGAATGATGACACAATCGCAACGGTTTTCGTCGATAATTTAGGGATGAGTTTTTGGAAGTCAAGCATCGCTACAAACTCATTTGCTGCAACTTTTGTTCCCATTATTGATCCTGAACGTACTAGTTCATGAGTTGGGATTCCCATTATGTACGCCACTGGAGCGAATACATATCCTAATATTTCAGTAAATGTCATACCGAAAATCGAATTGAAAACGAAATTAATCATAGCTAGTAAGCCAATGTAAGTTATTAGCATTGCACCAACAATTAGTGCAACTTTACCGCCATCAAGAGCACCGTTACCGATTGCCTCAAATAATGATTTTTCTTTAATCATGTCTTTAACATTAATTTCTTCATCTTGTTCTGATGTTACAGGACTTACCATTGATGATAGTATTAAACCTGAGAATACATTGATCGGTAGTGCAACTAGTACATATTCTGGAGGAATCATTTGCATATAAGCACCTAAAATTGAACATGAAACTGCTACTAATGATGACGTTACAACTACGAATAAACGGTTAGGTGTCAGTTTGTGTAATTCGGATTTTACTGAAAGAATGGCAGTTGTATCACCGAAAACCATACTATTTACCGCAACGAAAGATTCAATCTTTGGTAATCCAGTTACTTTAGCAACTGCACCACCAATGTATCTAATTGCTAATGGAAGTATTCTTGTATAAGTTAAAATTGATAATAATGAAGATACGAAGACAATCATCATTAATACGTTAATCCAGAAATAACCTTTTGTTGATAAATCACCGAATACAAACGCAATACCTTCATTACCAAATGATAAAACTTTATTAAAGAATGCAACAATCTTTTTAAGAATCGTTTGTCCAATGGATGTATTAAGCATAAACCAAGCTATAATTAACTGGACAACTAACATAATTATTACGGCTTTATAATTAATATTCTTTTTATCATTCGACATTGACCAGGAAATAGCAAGTAAGAGAATGATGCCGATAATTGCGATTATATATGTCATTAATTTTCCTCCAAACTACAAAATGTAGAATAAATTTCTAATTAGCAATATTATTATTTCCAATCAAATTAAAAATATCATTAATCAGTATTAAGTTATTTAAATAAATAATTGCACTAATTTCATGCCTCCCCATACGCCAATAATTCCACATATCGCAGAAAATACTGGAGGTGCAGGGATTGGTAATTTAATAAGAGTAAAAACAACTCCAACAATTAACCCTGCCAATAAGCTCATAATTATTTCATGCATTTGATATTCACTCCTAAAAAATTTTTCGAAAAAGAGCAATTGAAGTACATTTAAATTGAAAATTGCTGATTTAGTTTAAATTTAATAGAAGTAGTATCCCCAAAATAAATTTAAAACCTCATAATTTAAAATTTGAACACATAAGAAAACGCTAAAATAGAAAAGAATGATGCCGTTAGAAAGGTAAAATTAGAATTCTTAGGGAATATATTGTAAAAAGTAATTTCTTAATTTAATTGCTTAACTTGTAGATAAGATGTGCAACTTGAAAGGGGATTAAAAATGAAACAATCGCTGTTAGAGGAAATTAACAATTTTTCTTTATATGGTGAACATACGGATTACTTTGAATACTTAGCAAGTGGAAAAGATGGAGATGTATACTCAAGAAATCAGTACGTTATTAAAGTATTTAAAGCAGATGGAAAAAGTCGTGATGATGGGATAAAACTACATCTACTTGAGAAAAGCATTTATTATCCTAAAGTCCATGCCTTTACAAATGACTATATGGTAAGTGATCGGGTAATTGGAGAGACTTTGTATGACTTAGTTGGGCATGACAAAACTATACAAAAACAGTTTGAAAAAGAGATTAATCAAGCTGTTATTGATGCTCAAAAAGTAGGATTATATGCATTTGATTTACATAATCACAATTTAATGTTAACAAATAATGGTGAAATTCGAATTGTTGATGTAGGTCGATTTTCGTTTGAGATTGATACACATCAATTAGGTTTTTTTAGGTCCTTATTTGGCTCTAGTTCTAACCGACGTCACCGTAAGCATAAAAAACGACATCATCACTCTTCATCAAAAGATTTTTATAAACATTCTTCATCTTCTAGACGATATCATCGTAGACATTCACATTCTAGTTCTAATAGCTCATACTCTTCTTAAAAAAGTCCAAGTGTAGGTAAAGAAGTCTTCTTAATATCTAAAAATAGAGGTTTAAAAACACTACTCAAATACCAGTAGATCAACAATACTTCTCGAAATAAATAGAGGCCACTTATTAGTCAAATACACTGACTATTAAGGTGGCCTCTTAATCATGTTCAGCTTTG from Arthrobacter citreus encodes the following:
- a CDS encoding DeoR/GlpR transcriptional regulator, whose product is MYQEQRLTLILKYLDSNKEIMLEEICEMLSVSKDTARRDLVKLEERGEIMRIKGGATLPTSNRELIDYKERDLTEGKEKIAKRASLLIRENSDLLMDTSSTCALMSKFMFDKQVNVITNSIDVVDLLGEYEKINTFMLPGKFNRKNRNLVGPRTLETLNDYRVDQLFLGACGINAEGLTSPDEEEAFLKKKMISCARQVVLLADHSKFEKIFLHKVCNIKDIDVIITDKDPDEEFKRNIIENNIHLIVVEEEKELFLDEKN
- a CDS encoding oxidoreductase, with translation MKKIKVGLVGYGFSGATFHAPFIKVLEEFELSKVVSSKKEEVQKELGAVEVVSALEDVLADELIDLVVITTPSGMHYEMAKQSLLAGKHVILEKPMVVQTWEAEELNKIAEEKKLLLSVYHNRRWDNDFLTVKKLINDGALGEINTYQVHFDRYRPEVRNRWREQQGPGSGMLYDLGSHLIDQALNLFGLPQFISADVFAQRGNAKTDDYFHIILGYDKLRVILHSGSIVPSNGPRFQVHGTKGSFIKYGMDGQEAALKEGKKPTEESWGADEPQFFGKLFTVDGDKEMEETIVTLPGSYTTYYKKVAKSILEGKKAPVTGEEGLNVIKIIEAALKSSEEKKVIYL
- a CDS encoding heme-degrading domain-containing protein, giving the protein MVKNIQTKLEEVRKQEENLIFKSFSNKDALEIGLSIIEAAKGLEKPIAINIVKNGQTVFHYAMDHTAPDQDIWIKRKSNVVLRHHCSSYYMRLYNEMKNRSYYDFYSASPFEFATHGGAFPIKIEGSGVIGVITVSGLAQEDDHNLIVEALTKFLNRTIA
- a CDS encoding polysaccharide deacetylase family protein; the encoded protein is MDKKLVIVYAILISSFMIAYPFMKSSASYLSEPIQQNNLLQTYKCKPLKQTPQNIQKQQNKANIIFTMDDGWETQFTKGFQILKGKGIKGSIAVIPTKVGTEGYMSLSQLNTLYSSGWDLMNHTNSHRHLANLNKQEQKKELNEARNWLNGHCFKRASNIAVYPYGSFNQETLKLLQEEHYRSARTIKDGIQTNNIKKYEVRTINLLPSTNISWVKEQIDLAIQTKQTIVFTNHRFEKKADKAQMNFDPSKYKSIVNYVVSKKEELNILTYSEWLDLKEIK
- a CDS encoding glycosyltransferase family 2 protein, with product MQFVTILILFLCTFFPLLHMINALPIFLKRKKIIHNQVRKNKRISILIPCYNEESIIETAIKGMKILDYSAKEVIYINDGSQDNTMNILHELLRLVPEDRKISNQLKSNEIKNFYKSTVFPNVYVIDKINGGKHDALNAGIMYSKNELVVTLDADSILDENALQVLNEVFQDDNVIAAGGMVHPLQGVRFKRKKVERTLSVNHVIRFQVFEFIKGFYINRVSLAKFDALSVISGAFGVFNREILLKVGGYRKTLGEDIDITLKFQQYILKNPGMKMVFVPNAVCYTECPETWKDLFKQRIRWQKAFIDCIVYYFPMLIKTFLFRTVSFFMLIDSFILGTVAIYFTIFNLGYMFFTNLKHAQSLLLIYLLGVVSLNIIYSLFALYLARYYGVEFKGKEMIRLAITIILDLFVYRFVTLFFVLIGTVSYFINRNDWNKVSRSGRVYDLEKDKGMVKVG
- a CDS encoding NupC/NupG family nucleoside CNT transporter; its protein translation is MTYIIAIIGIILLLAISWSMSNDKKNINYKAVIIMLVVQLIIAWFMLNTSIGQTILKKIVAFFNKVLSFGNEGIAFVFGDLSTKGYFWINVLMMIVFVSSLLSILTYTRILPLAIRYIGGAVAKVTGLPKIESFVAVNSMVFGDTTAILSVKSELHKLTPNRLFVVVTSSLVAVSCSILGAYMQMIPPEYVLVALPINVFSGLILSSMVSPVTSEQDEEINVKDMIKEKSLFEAIGNGALDGGKVALIVGAMLITYIGLLAMINFVFNSIFGMTFTEILGYVFAPVAYIMGIPTHELVRSGSIMGTKVAANEFVAMLDFQKLIPKLSTKTVAIVSSFLVSFANFSSIGIIYGAIAAIDKKQSELFAKIGLKVLLVATLGSVLTGTIVGLFVR
- a CDS encoding DUF1427 family protein; protein product: MHEIIMSLLAGLIVGVVFTLIKLPIPAPPVFSAICGIIGVWGGMKLVQLFI